A portion of the Segatella copri DSM 18205 genome contains these proteins:
- a CDS encoding HU family DNA-binding protein, with amino-acid sequence MELKYDIYTLNNAQGTGEKRQYVRIVQHEPMTEKQLQEKIQNRCSLTKGDVAAVLAELHDLMVEEFSMGRRFYIPEIGYFSMSASLEMPEENPDKKITGKEVRITGINFRPEGKLMEEVQRNVHFVRSRYSNQSTKYSEEKLLAKIKEYLQENRYITTRILRILFGLTPYMAQKWLNHFCEKGIMEKEGTQHAPIYFLK; translated from the coding sequence ATGGAACTGAAATACGATATTTACACTCTCAACAATGCCCAGGGCACAGGAGAAAAGCGCCAATACGTTCGTATCGTGCAGCATGAACCTATGACCGAGAAGCAACTGCAAGAGAAAATCCAGAACCGCTGCTCACTCACCAAGGGAGATGTGGCTGCGGTGTTGGCAGAGCTTCACGACCTTATGGTGGAAGAATTCTCCATGGGACGCCGCTTTTATATCCCAGAGATAGGCTACTTCTCCATGTCGGCTAGCCTAGAGATGCCAGAGGAGAATCCAGACAAGAAGATTACGGGCAAGGAAGTACGCATCACCGGCATCAACTTCCGACCAGAAGGTAAGCTAATGGAGGAAGTACAGCGCAACGTCCATTTCGTCCGCTCCCGCTATTCCAACCAATCTACAAAATACTCTGAGGAAAAGCTATTGGCGAAAATCAAGGAGTATCTCCAAGAGAACCGCTATATCACCACTCGCATCCTGCGCATCCTCTTTGGCTTGACTCCTTACATGGCTCAGAAGTGGCTCAACCATTTCTGCGAGAAAGGCATCATGGAGAAGGAAGGCACCCAGCATGCTCCTATCTATTTCTTGAAGTGA
- a CDS encoding ATP-binding protein encodes MATYVNRQIYLQKLIHRRDNGEVKIITGTRRCGKSWLLKKVYHDYLVSQGVPKKNIIMVSFDVDEDITGEDLTNPMVLKRYLYSKIIDEDASYYVFLDEIQMVEGFERIVNGLNAHDNVDVYITGSNSKFLSSDINTIFRGRGDEVRVYPFSFKEFCTDRSDSINELWKEYYTYGGMPALRNHPTPEQKVSYLQRLWQKTYFDDVVERNGIKNRVALECLVDSLCSSIGSLTNPSKIRNTLESVQHVKLDADTVSSYMQCLENAFLFEGARRYNVKGRKYYESIKKYYVVDVGLRNARLNFRQQEVTHIMENVIYNELRIRGYVVDVGVVESRVMRDGKSTYQQYEIDFIATNGLNKYYIQSAYSLPTEEKREQELASLKKIDDSFRKIIIVGDDIATYMDANGYVFMGLFQFLKNEDVME; translated from the coding sequence ATGGCAACGTATGTAAATAGACAGATTTATCTGCAAAAGCTGATTCATCGGCGAGACAATGGTGAGGTGAAAATCATAACGGGGACTCGTCGATGTGGTAAGTCGTGGCTTCTGAAAAAGGTTTATCATGACTATTTGGTTAGTCAAGGTGTACCTAAGAAAAACATAATCATGGTGTCTTTTGATGTGGATGAGGATATTACTGGGGAGGATTTGACCAATCCGATGGTTCTGAAACGCTATCTCTATTCCAAAATAATAGATGAAGATGCCAGCTATTATGTATTTCTTGATGAGATACAAATGGTAGAGGGATTTGAGCGTATTGTGAATGGCTTGAATGCTCATGACAATGTTGATGTCTATATCACAGGCAGTAACTCCAAGTTTCTTTCAAGTGACATCAATACGATTTTTCGAGGTCGTGGTGATGAGGTGAGAGTTTATCCTTTCTCCTTTAAGGAGTTCTGCACAGATAGGTCTGATTCTATTAACGAACTTTGGAAGGAATATTATACATACGGAGGAATGCCTGCTCTTCGTAATCATCCTACTCCTGAGCAGAAGGTGAGTTATCTTCAAAGGTTATGGCAAAAGACATACTTTGATGATGTGGTAGAGCGAAATGGTATCAAGAATCGTGTGGCTTTGGAGTGCTTGGTGGATTCCTTATGTTCTTCCATTGGATCGCTGACCAATCCGAGCAAGATACGTAATACTTTGGAGAGTGTGCAGCATGTAAAGCTTGATGCGGATACTGTGTCTTCCTATATGCAATGCTTGGAGAATGCTTTCCTCTTCGAGGGTGCTCGCCGCTATAATGTAAAAGGCAGGAAGTATTATGAGAGTATCAAGAAATATTATGTGGTGGATGTCGGCTTGCGTAATGCCCGACTGAATTTCCGGCAACAGGAGGTTACCCACATCATGGAGAATGTCATCTACAATGAGTTGCGTATCCGTGGCTATGTGGTGGATGTCGGTGTGGTGGAGAGTCGGGTGATGCGTGATGGCAAGAGTACCTACCAACAGTATGAGATAGACTTCATTGCCACGAATGGTCTCAACAAGTACTACATCCAGTCGGCATATTCTTTGCCAACGGAAGAGAAGCGTGAGCAAGAGCTTGCCTCGCTGAAGAAGATAGATGATTCTTTCCGCAAGATAATCATTGTGGGCGATGACATTGCCACATATATGGATGCTAATGGTTATGTCTTTATGGGGCTGTTCCAATTTCTTAAGAATGAGGATGTGATGGAGTGA
- a CDS encoding ATP-binding protein — protein sequence MGVKLENIVFIELKRRGYDVFYHADKKECDFVVREGMRIMKAYQVTIAMNDEKTRKPEIEGLMEAMNAYGLAEGYILTMEEKEELEIDGKQVHVLPTWEWMLREK from the coding sequence ATGGGAGTGAAGTTGGAAAACATCGTGTTCATCGAGTTGAAACGCCGCGGATATGATGTTTTTTATCATGCAGATAAGAAGGAGTGCGACTTTGTGGTGAGGGAGGGCATGAGAATCATGAAGGCTTATCAGGTAACGATAGCCATGAATGATGAGAAAACTCGCAAGCCAGAAATCGAGGGGCTGATGGAAGCCATGAATGCTTATGGCTTGGCTGAGGGATATATTCTTACGATGGAGGAGAAGGAAGAACTTGAGATAGATGGCAAGCAGGTTCATGTTCTTCCTACGTGGGAATGGATGTTGAGAGAGAAGTGA
- a CDS encoding glycosyl hydrolase 115 family protein — translation MKLNNIKQTFLAGAALLSTISMSAADRFVDFKQGDLLLNANNRVEIYMDTNDCKGVSYAAHALLQDIKSVSGATATLTSDAGFLKKADTARPAILVGTIGHSAAIDQLVKQKRINGNLLKGKREKFIITLIDGQLVIAGSDRRGTIYGIYELSQQMGVSPWYDWADVPVEHHDSIFVNKGIYTDGEPAVRYRGIFLNDEAPCLTSWVKNTYGTGYGDHRFYQRVFELVLRLRGNMMWPAMWGWAFYADDPENEKTADEMGVVMSTSHHEPMARNHQEYARNRKGWGPWNYQKNKTNLQKFFREGIERMKGTEQIVTIGMRGDGDEAMSEEADTKLMTNIINDQRKIIADVTGRKASETPQVWALYKEVLDYYDKGMKVPDDVTLLLCDDNWGNVRRVPNAKERKHKGGWGLYYHVDYVGAPRNSKMLNVTPVQNPWEQLTLAYENGIDRLWILNVGDLKPMEYPISQFMDMAWNPRKYDVNNITRHTRDWCAQQFGESQADEAARILNLICKYNGRCTPEMLNKNTYSLENGEWQEVVNQYLQLEADALRQYNSLPASYQDAYRQIILFPIELMSNLHQMYFAQAQNHALYKQGNPKANVWADECERLFKRDSLICDYYNHKMAGGKWNGMMTQKHIGYKSWNDDFEKDTCPELLRIPSSEAPVIAEHNGVVEIEAPYYSSKTDAAEAKWTEIPFMGKSVSGMTLMPYTKSVKGASITYKFKMQVSKTSDGKAFNGKQKVRIHVITKSTLDYLNKGGLTYGISLDGASPVEVNFNKDLNEKPENIYNIYYPTIATRIVDKVIELELSASSDGIHSLTLTPNDPAIVFEKIVIDGREGKKRVKVI, via the coding sequence ATGAAACTAAACAACATCAAGCAAACATTCCTGGCTGGCGCTGCCCTGCTCTCAACAATCAGCATGAGCGCCGCCGACAGATTTGTAGATTTCAAGCAAGGAGACTTGCTGCTGAATGCCAATAACCGGGTAGAAATCTACATGGACACCAACGACTGCAAAGGAGTGAGCTATGCTGCTCATGCCCTGCTGCAAGATATCAAAAGTGTGAGTGGAGCAACAGCCACCCTCACCTCGGATGCCGGTTTTCTGAAAAAAGCCGACACAGCCCGACCAGCTATCCTCGTAGGCACCATCGGCCATTCAGCAGCCATCGACCAACTGGTGAAACAGAAGCGCATCAACGGAAACCTACTGAAGGGCAAACGTGAAAAGTTTATCATCACGCTCATAGATGGTCAGCTCGTCATTGCTGGCAGCGACCGCCGAGGCACCATCTACGGCATCTACGAACTCTCGCAGCAGATGGGCGTATCGCCTTGGTATGACTGGGCAGACGTGCCTGTAGAGCACCACGATTCTATTTTCGTAAACAAGGGTATCTATACAGATGGCGAACCAGCCGTACGTTATCGCGGCATCTTCCTCAACGATGAGGCACCTTGCCTAACGTCATGGGTAAAGAACACCTACGGCACCGGATATGGCGACCACCGTTTCTATCAGCGCGTCTTCGAACTGGTATTGCGACTGAGAGGTAACATGATGTGGCCTGCCATGTGGGGTTGGGCTTTCTACGCCGATGACCCGGAGAACGAGAAGACGGCAGATGAAATGGGCGTAGTGATGAGTACTTCCCATCATGAGCCGATGGCCCGCAACCACCAGGAATACGCCCGCAACCGAAAGGGATGGGGACCATGGAACTATCAGAAGAACAAGACAAACCTGCAGAAGTTCTTCCGTGAAGGCATTGAGCGAATGAAGGGAACTGAACAGATTGTAACCATCGGAATGCGCGGCGACGGCGATGAAGCGATGAGCGAAGAGGCAGATACGAAACTGATGACCAACATCATCAACGACCAGCGTAAGATTATCGCTGACGTAACCGGCAGAAAGGCTAGCGAAACCCCACAGGTTTGGGCACTATATAAAGAGGTATTGGATTACTACGACAAGGGCATGAAGGTGCCTGATGACGTAACCCTCCTGCTCTGCGATGACAACTGGGGTAACGTGCGCCGTGTGCCGAATGCCAAGGAACGCAAGCACAAAGGCGGTTGGGGCTTATACTATCACGTAGATTACGTAGGTGCTCCAAGAAACTCAAAGATGCTCAACGTTACTCCTGTGCAGAATCCTTGGGAGCAGTTGACGCTTGCTTACGAGAATGGCATCGACCGTCTCTGGATTCTCAATGTGGGCGACCTCAAGCCGATGGAATATCCTATCAGCCAGTTTATGGACATGGCTTGGAATCCACGTAAATACGATGTAAACAACATCACCCGCCATACCCGCGACTGGTGCGCACAGCAGTTTGGTGAATCGCAGGCCGATGAAGCTGCCCGCATTCTGAACCTCATCTGCAAGTACAACGGCCGCTGCACCCCAGAGATGCTCAACAAGAACACCTACAGTCTGGAAAACGGTGAATGGCAGGAGGTGGTAAACCAGTATCTCCAGCTCGAAGCCGATGCGCTGCGCCAGTACAACAGTCTGCCGGCATCCTATCAAGACGCCTATCGTCAGATCATCCTCTTCCCTATCGAGCTGATGAGCAATCTGCATCAGATGTACTTTGCCCAGGCACAGAACCACGCCCTCTACAAGCAGGGCAATCCGAAGGCGAATGTATGGGCAGATGAATGCGAGCGCCTCTTCAAGCGCGATTCACTCATCTGCGACTATTACAACCATAAGATGGCTGGCGGCAAGTGGAACGGAATGATGACCCAGAAGCATATCGGCTATAAGAGTTGGAATGATGATTTCGAGAAAGATACCTGTCCGGAGCTTCTCCGTATTCCATCTTCCGAAGCTCCAGTCATTGCCGAACACAACGGCGTGGTAGAAATCGAAGCTCCTTACTATAGCAGCAAAACGGATGCTGCCGAGGCTAAATGGACAGAGATTCCATTCATGGGCAAAAGCGTATCGGGAATGACTCTGATGCCGTATACCAAGAGTGTAAAGGGAGCTAGCATCACTTACAAGTTTAAGATGCAAGTTAGCAAAACTTCGGATGGCAAGGCATTTAACGGCAAGCAGAAGGTTCGCATTCATGTGATTACCAAATCAACCTTGGATTATCTCAACAAGGGCGGCTTAACCTATGGTATAAGTTTAGATGGCGCTTCTCCTGTAGAGGTTAACTTCAACAAAGATTTGAACGAGAAGCCGGAGAACATCTACAATATCTATTATCCAACGATAGCCACTCGCATCGTGGACAAGGTGATAGAGCTAGAGCTGTCAGCCTCATCCGATGGCATCCACAGCCTCACCCTCACTCCTAACGACCCAGCCATCGTCTTCGAGAAAATCGTGATTGATGGAAGAGAAGGAAAAAAGAGAGTCAAGGTGATTTAG
- the trxA gene encoding thioredoxin, with protein METFNDVISGNQLVLVDFFATWCQPCKMMHPVLEDLKKTVGDKLRIIKVDVDAHNDVAAQYGIRSVPTLMLFRNGEVLYRESGAMSKADLMALLDPFI; from the coding sequence ATGGAAACATTCAATGATGTAATATCTGGCAATCAACTGGTATTGGTTGATTTCTTTGCTACATGGTGCCAACCTTGCAAGATGATGCACCCTGTGTTGGAAGACTTGAAGAAGACGGTGGGCGACAAGCTTCGCATCATCAAGGTAGATGTAGATGCTCACAATGATGTGGCGGCACAGTATGGCATTCGCTCAGTGCCAACCTTGATGCTCTTCCGCAATGGCGAGGTGCTGTATCGGGAGAGTGGTGCGATGTCGAAGGCTGACTTGATGGCATTGCTCGATCCTTTTATATAA